A stretch of Spirochaeta cellobiosiphila DSM 17781 DNA encodes these proteins:
- a CDS encoding ribosome assembly cofactor RimP, which yields MLKDKPEHPLFDEVVNILAPLEICPLEFGLHRNKGLVRADLVIYKKSGVSHDDCQKTSEILLPKLEILLDSQDVNLEVSSPGISRNIKTFYELEVFVGQGVSLYLKSKSEWVNGVLTKNKNSYIITKDGINIDISPEDIQKAKLDDSVGTGR from the coding sequence ATGTTAAAAGATAAACCAGAACATCCCCTTTTTGATGAAGTAGTGAATATCTTGGCTCCTTTAGAAATATGTCCTTTGGAATTCGGTTTACACCGAAATAAAGGATTAGTAAGAGCTGATTTGGTAATATATAAGAAAAGTGGGGTTTCCCATGATGATTGTCAAAAAACATCTGAAATTCTTTTACCCAAACTAGAAATCTTACTAGATAGTCAGGATGTGAATTTGGAAGTTTCATCTCCAGGAATTTCAAGAAACATCAAGACTTTTTATGAATTAGAAGTTTTTGTTGGACAAGGAGTTAGTTTATATCTCAAAAGTAAGTCTGAATGGGTTAATGGTGTCTTAACGAAAAATAAAAATAGTTATATCATTACCAAGGATGGTATAAATATAGATATATCACCGGAGGATATTCAGAAGGCTAAGCTTGATGACTCCGTAGGAACAGGTAGGTAG
- the nusA gene encoding transcription termination factor NusA, with protein sequence MASEFAEAIRQIVANRGISEDLVLRTVEEFLLAAYKRRFGTADNAVVKITEEGENVGLFAKKMIVEDVYDPVSEMSLEEALEYNEDCELGDELLIEIDPKEFDRVAIQSAKQKARQNLKEIQKDTLYSEFKQKEGEMIIGYFQRERNGNIFVDLGKTEGILPKRFQSPREIYRPGDRIKALIFEVNKNSSGLQIALSRTHTDFVKRIFELEVPEIYDNTVEIFKIVREPGYRTKLAVYSNREDVDPVGACVGLKGVRIQAIVRELEGEKIDILRYEEDPLTFIKNALSPAEVIQVIILDEEKRQALAVVKENQLSLAIGKQGLNVRLANRLADWNIDVKTEEQFEEMDISLESKLAANALFDTVEEESSDEISRIDELPDIDNRLITALTNAGYEMIEDLISLTDKELIGIEGLTNEDVEVIKSAISENVEIIEEEESESEQPEEGEAEEDSFESGDEEYECPECGSPITIDMTSCPVCGVGLSFEVEEIEE encoded by the coding sequence ATGGCATCTGAGTTTGCTGAGGCTATAAGGCAAATTGTAGCAAACAGAGGAATTAGTGAAGATCTAGTTCTTAGAACTGTAGAAGAATTCTTATTAGCTGCTTACAAAAGACGTTTTGGAACAGCAGATAATGCTGTAGTAAAAATAACCGAAGAAGGTGAAAATGTCGGCTTGTTTGCAAAAAAGATGATCGTAGAAGACGTCTACGACCCTGTCTCTGAAATGAGTTTGGAAGAAGCCTTAGAATATAACGAAGATTGTGAATTAGGTGATGAATTACTCATTGAAATTGATCCTAAAGAATTTGATCGCGTGGCTATTCAATCTGCTAAACAAAAAGCACGGCAAAATCTAAAGGAAATTCAAAAAGATACATTATATTCTGAGTTCAAACAAAAAGAAGGGGAAATGATCATAGGTTATTTCCAGCGAGAAAGAAATGGTAATATTTTTGTTGATCTTGGAAAAACTGAAGGAATTCTCCCTAAAAGGTTTCAATCACCAAGGGAAATCTATCGTCCGGGAGATAGAATTAAGGCGTTAATTTTTGAAGTAAATAAAAATTCAAGTGGCTTACAGATAGCTTTAAGTAGAACTCATACAGATTTTGTTAAGCGTATCTTTGAGTTAGAAGTACCTGAAATTTATGATAATACAGTAGAAATCTTTAAAATTGTCAGGGAGCCTGGATATCGAACAAAGTTGGCAGTCTATTCCAATCGTGAAGATGTTGATCCTGTTGGAGCCTGTGTTGGATTGAAGGGTGTAAGAATCCAAGCTATTGTACGAGAGCTTGAAGGTGAAAAAATTGATATTCTTCGTTATGAAGAGGATCCTTTAACATTTATCAAAAATGCTCTTTCTCCTGCAGAAGTTATACAAGTTATTATTTTGGATGAAGAAAAACGTCAGGCATTAGCAGTGGTTAAAGAGAATCAATTATCTTTAGCTATTGGTAAGCAAGGATTGAATGTCCGTCTAGCAAATAGGTTGGCTGATTGGAACATTGATGTTAAAACAGAAGAACAGTTTGAAGAAATGGATATTTCTTTAGAATCAAAATTAGCGGCAAATGCTTTATTTGATACTGTTGAAGAAGAAAGTAGTGATGAAATCTCCCGCATCGATGAACTTCCTGATATTGATAACAGGTTGATTACTGCATTAACAAATGCGGGATATGAAATGATAGAAGATCTCATTTCCTTGACGGACAAAGAACTAATAGGGATTGAGGGGTTGACCAATGAAGATGTTGAGGTGATCAAATCAGCAATTAGTGAAAATGTAGAGATAATTGAGGAAGAGGAAAGCGAATCTGAACAGCCTGAAGAAGGTGAGGCAGAAGAGGATTCATTTGAAAGTGGTGATGAGGAGTATGAATGTCCAGAGTGTGGATCTCCTATTACTATTGACATGACATCTTGTCCTGTCTGTGGAGTTGGATTGAGCTTTGAGGTTGAAGAGATAGAAGAGTAA
- the infB gene encoding translation initiation factor IF-2: MPEDKKEKPKATLIKHKKSTDVPEKDEKQEKKKVVVVKKTHKVVKKTHKVVAKKNDEDTDETFTKNGSPDKKTSGNYNNDNRERRPRDNQGYRSNSDRSNNNGGSGRFDNRRSNTGRDNNSRNTNYRDRDNNNRPQGERRNYRDRDQSQSNNVNRPRYPKRESTGDAVRRPFNKDNNNRQGNDRRPNSRPGNNSGGRGSFNSNRPGGNNRGGYAGGNNRSGGNNNATAQPSITDGKKTSAKKFKAKKSKNSFVKKREEHTEKMFTQKKKSIQKANPVPKEIDIMEVITVSELARKMNLKASDLIGKLMGMGMMVTINQQIDADTATLLAEEYKCKVNLVSLYDETIIESKEDEDVDLTERPPIVTIMGHVDHGKTKLLDAIRTTNVVAGEYGGITQHIGAYQVTTQNGKVVTFLDTPGHEAFTLMRARGAQITDIVVLVVAANDGVMPQTIEAINHAKEAKVPLIVAINKVDLPEANPDRVKQQLSEYELIPEEWGGSTMFVEISALKRLNIDGLLESILLQSEMMELKANPERSAEGHIIESKVDQGRGVVATVLIEKGKLKIGDSFVGGIHYGKVRAMFNDRGERVKEAGPSMPIEILGFTGIPNSGDPFQVANTEKFARQIGEKRQELKKVEDAKNVKKITLANLYDSIQDGEVQELKVIIKGDVHGSVEALQVSLEKLSTSEIRLHVIHAAAGAIVKDDVYLAAASNAIIVGFHVRPTPQALSIAEEEKVEVRKYNIIYDAVEDIKEAMEGMLSPELKEETIGSVEVRETFKVPKIGVIAGCMVTDGTIRRNAMVNLIRDGIQIFNGKISSLKRFKDDVKEVNRGYECGVGLENYNDLKVGDTIEVYEIREIAKKL, encoded by the coding sequence ATGCCAGAGGATAAGAAAGAAAAACCTAAAGCGACTTTAATTAAACACAAGAAGTCTACTGACGTTCCTGAGAAAGATGAAAAGCAGGAAAAGAAGAAGGTTGTTGTAGTTAAAAAGACTCATAAAGTTGTTAAGAAGACTCATAAAGTCGTTGCAAAAAAGAACGACGAAGATACAGACGAAACTTTCACTAAAAATGGATCACCTGATAAAAAAACATCAGGCAATTACAATAACGATAATAGAGAACGTCGCCCACGGGATAATCAGGGATACCGAAGTAATTCTGATAGATCTAACAATAATGGTGGGTCTGGAAGATTCGATAATCGACGGAGCAATACTGGTCGAGATAATAACAGTCGTAATACAAATTACAGAGACCGTGATAATAATAATCGTCCTCAAGGAGAGAGACGTAATTATCGTGATAGAGATCAAAGTCAAAGTAATAATGTAAATAGACCAAGATATCCTAAACGCGAAAGTACCGGGGATGCTGTTAGAAGACCGTTTAATAAGGACAATAACAACAGACAAGGTAATGATCGAAGGCCTAATAGCCGACCTGGTAACAATTCTGGAGGAAGAGGTTCTTTCAATAGCAATAGACCAGGTGGTAATAACCGAGGTGGTTATGCTGGTGGTAATAACAGAAGTGGTGGAAACAATAATGCAACAGCACAACCTTCCATTACGGATGGTAAAAAAACATCTGCAAAGAAATTTAAGGCAAAGAAGTCTAAGAATAGTTTTGTAAAGAAAAGAGAAGAACATACAGAAAAAATGTTCACTCAGAAAAAGAAGTCTATTCAAAAAGCGAACCCTGTTCCAAAAGAAATCGATATTATGGAAGTAATAACTGTTTCTGAATTGGCAAGAAAGATGAACTTAAAAGCAAGTGATCTGATTGGTAAATTAATGGGTATGGGTATGATGGTTACCATCAATCAGCAGATTGATGCAGATACAGCAACTCTTTTAGCTGAAGAATATAAGTGTAAAGTTAACTTGGTTAGCTTATACGATGAGACAATTATTGAATCAAAAGAAGACGAAGATGTTGATCTTACTGAACGACCACCTATTGTTACTATTATGGGACATGTTGATCATGGTAAAACCAAGTTATTAGATGCAATAAGAACAACAAATGTTGTTGCTGGTGAATACGGTGGGATCACACAACATATTGGTGCCTATCAAGTAACCACACAGAATGGTAAAGTTGTTACTTTCCTTGATACTCCAGGACACGAAGCCTTCACTTTGATGAGAGCTAGAGGTGCTCAGATTACGGATATAGTTGTATTGGTAGTTGCGGCAAATGATGGCGTTATGCCTCAGACTATTGAAGCTATTAACCATGCTAAAGAAGCTAAAGTACCTTTGATAGTAGCTATTAATAAGGTGGATTTACCAGAAGCAAATCCTGATCGAGTTAAGCAGCAATTGTCAGAATATGAACTGATCCCTGAAGAGTGGGGAGGTTCAACAATGTTTGTCGAAATCTCTGCTTTAAAGCGGCTAAATATTGATGGTCTATTAGAATCAATATTGTTACAGTCAGAAATGATGGAGTTAAAAGCTAATCCTGAAAGAAGTGCTGAAGGTCATATCATTGAATCAAAAGTTGATCAGGGACGTGGTGTCGTTGCTACTGTTTTGATTGAGAAAGGTAAACTTAAAATAGGTGATAGTTTTGTTGGTGGTATTCACTATGGTAAAGTGAGAGCTATGTTTAATGACCGTGGTGAAAGAGTGAAAGAGGCTGGTCCTTCTATGCCTATCGAGATTCTTGGATTTACTGGAATTCCTAATTCTGGAGATCCTTTCCAAGTGGCAAATACTGAAAAGTTTGCACGACAGATTGGAGAAAAAAGACAAGAACTCAAAAAGGTTGAGGATGCTAAAAATGTTAAGAAAATCACTCTGGCAAATCTATATGATTCCATACAAGATGGTGAAGTTCAGGAATTAAAGGTAATCATTAAAGGTGATGTCCATGGTTCTGTAGAAGCTTTACAGGTATCACTAGAGAAATTAAGTACTAGTGAAATCAGACTTCATGTAATACATGCGGCAGCAGGTGCAATTGTAAAAGATGACGTTTATTTAGCTGCAGCATCAAACGCAATCATTGTCGGATTCCATGTAAGACCAACCCCTCAGGCTTTGTCTATTGCTGAAGAAGAAAAGGTTGAAGTTAGGAAATACAATATCATTTATGACGCTGTTGAAGATATCAAAGAAGCCATGGAAGGTATGTTAAGTCCTGAGCTTAAAGAAGAAACTATTGGTTCTGTAGAAGTTCGTGAGACATTTAAAGTTCCTAAAATTGGTGTTATTGCTGGTTGTATGGTTACAGATGGTACAATACGTAGAAATGCAATGGTTAACCTCATTAGAGATGGTATTCAGATATTCAATGGAAAGATTTCATCATTGAAACGTTTTAAAGATGATGTCAAAGAAGTTAATCGTGGATATGAATGTGGTGTAGGTTTAGAAAATTACAATGACTTGAAGGTTGGTGATACTATCGAAGTTTATGAAATTCGAGAAATTGCCAAGAAGTTGTAG
- the rbfA gene encoding 30S ribosome-binding factor RbfA has protein sequence MAKFRPERIGNLIREEISRLVSHEEIKDPRVSSFLSITRIKVAQDLTNAKVFISSIEGESKLQNGVNGLNSAAGFIQKHLGQKLRMRNIPKLVFVADSSIVEGFIINQKIDELTKESDDN, from the coding sequence ATGGCTAAGTTTCGTCCAGAAAGAATAGGTAACTTAATCCGAGAAGAAATAAGTCGTCTAGTTAGTCATGAAGAAATAAAAGATCCTAGGGTTAGTTCTTTTTTATCCATTACAAGGATAAAAGTTGCCCAGGATCTTACTAATGCTAAAGTGTTTATCTCCTCTATTGAAGGGGAGAGCAAACTTCAAAACGGTGTTAATGGACTAAATAGTGCGGCAGGTTTTATACAAAAGCATTTAGGTCAAAAACTAAGAATGAGAAATATTCCTAAATTGGTATTTGTAGCAGACTCATCTATAGTAGAGGGTTTTATAATAAACCAAAAAATAGATGAACTAACTAAGGAGTCTGATGATAACTAA
- the truB gene encoding tRNA pseudouridine(55) synthase TruB: MITNGIILADKNIGQTSFQFLGTIKRKLNTKRVGHAGTLDKFASGLMIVLVGRATKLNALFSGLDKSYIATMSFGVETDTLDPEGQVIKTANLPDLNQIEKVLPTFLGTINQIPPAYSAIHINGKRAYERVRSGEKVEPPIRKIDIKSLKAVSYNEETLKFEVFCSKGTYVRSLARDIAYSLNSCGHLEHLRRTSIGPFNLEDYKQNVLIGSDELLKKLFNWDSLYLKPDYYSYTKDGKVLYPEYFIEPPEIEGTYFLYREDDVFVGIVEFANRSLKYYYLERLD; the protein is encoded by the coding sequence ATGATAACTAATGGAATTATATTAGCTGATAAGAACATAGGTCAGACATCTTTTCAATTCCTTGGTACAATTAAAAGAAAACTAAATACTAAAAGAGTTGGACATGCTGGTACTTTGGATAAATTTGCCAGCGGTTTAATGATTGTATTAGTTGGACGTGCAACCAAATTAAATGCTCTCTTTTCAGGTTTAGATAAATCATATATTGCTACTATGAGTTTTGGTGTTGAAACTGACACTCTTGATCCCGAAGGACAAGTAATTAAGACTGCTAATTTGCCCGATTTGAATCAAATAGAAAAGGTATTGCCTACTTTTCTTGGTACAATTAATCAGATACCACCGGCATATTCAGCAATCCACATTAATGGGAAAAGGGCTTATGAACGTGTTCGTAGCGGTGAAAAAGTAGAACCCCCTATAAGAAAAATAGATATTAAAAGCTTGAAAGCCGTATCTTATAATGAAGAAACTCTAAAATTTGAAGTTTTTTGTTCAAAAGGTACTTATGTACGTTCTTTGGCGAGAGATATTGCATATTCTTTGAACTCTTGTGGACATTTAGAACACTTACGCAGAACTAGTATAGGACCTTTCAACTTAGAAGATTATAAACAAAATGTACTCATAGGAAGTGATGAGTTGCTTAAGAAATTGTTTAATTGGGATAGTCTTTACTTGAAGCCCGACTACTATAGTTATACAAAAGATGGAAAGGTATTGTATCCAGAGTATTTTATAGAGCCACCCGAAATCGAGGGTACTTATTTTCTTTATAGAGAAGATGACGTTTTTGTGGGAATTGTAGAATTTGCAAATAGAAGTTTAAAATATTATTATTTAGAACGGCTTGACTGA
- a CDS encoding FAD synthetase family protein, whose protein sequence is MNVLSWDKFRAKTSEKVPSAITIGVYDGVHIGHKSLIANILDKNLYSIVFTFGNSPKSFRKSNKMKSLMSIDDRLLTFASMGIDEVVLIDFSPDFSKLTGEDFLQEIEKKSDLRQITIGFNFHCGKDRDTNSRDIESRYHNSNTKVDIIDPVFLGSEKVSSSTIRLAIQNGNLQKANDMLGRKYYINIFGKAYEQEGVYVIYKNDIPYQLPKTGVYPITIQGENNTLCSTELEVYEDKIRWVQKDGSNPVCIVFES, encoded by the coding sequence ATGAATGTGCTATCGTGGGACAAATTTCGTGCAAAAACAAGTGAAAAGGTACCATCTGCCATAACTATTGGTGTTTATGATGGTGTTCATATAGGACATAAATCTTTGATAGCTAATATATTGGATAAAAATCTATATTCGATAGTTTTTACCTTCGGTAATAGTCCTAAGAGCTTTCGAAAGTCTAATAAAATGAAATCATTGATGTCTATTGACGATAGGCTTTTAACTTTTGCTTCAATGGGGATAGATGAGGTTGTACTGATTGACTTTTCTCCCGATTTTAGTAAACTGACAGGAGAAGATTTTCTACAGGAAATTGAGAAAAAGTCCGACCTTCGCCAAATAACCATCGGATTCAATTTTCATTGTGGTAAAGATAGAGATACCAATTCTAGAGATATAGAGAGTAGGTATCATAATAGCAATACTAAAGTTGATATAATTGATCCAGTTTTTTTGGGTTCTGAGAAAGTTAGTAGTTCGACAATTCGTTTAGCTATTCAAAATGGGAACTTGCAAAAAGCTAATGATATGCTAGGTCGAAAGTATTATATAAATATTTTTGGTAAGGCATATGAACAAGAGGGAGTATACGTTATTTATAAAAATGATATTCCTTATCAACTACCTAAAACCGGTGTATATCCGATTACAATTCAGGGAGAAAATAACACTCTCTGCTCAACTGAGCTTGAAGTCTATGAGGATAAAATTAGGTGGGTGCAAAAGGACGGATCTAATCCAGTTTGTATTGTTTTTGAATCATAG
- the rpsO gene encoding 30S ribosomal protein S15, giving the protein MSLDKSKKETIVSNFGRSAQDTGSSEVQIALLTKRIQELTEHFKTHKKDHSSRRGLLKLVGRRRRLLRYLKNTNIDKYRSLIKELGLRK; this is encoded by the coding sequence ATGTCTTTGGATAAGAGCAAAAAAGAGACGATTGTATCTAATTTTGGAAGAAGTGCACAGGATACAGGTTCTAGTGAAGTACAGATAGCATTATTAACTAAGAGAATTCAAGAGTTAACAGAACACTTTAAGACACATAAGAAAGATCATAGTTCAAGAAGAGGTCTTCTAAAACTCGTAGGAAGACGAAGAAGATTGCTAAGGTATCTTAAGAATACTAATATTGATAAATACAGAAGCTTAATCAAAGAACTAGGTTTACGTAAATAA
- the pnp gene encoding polyribonucleotide nucleotidyltransferase, translating into MINRVSIRIGEEDLILETGRMAKQANGSVFATYGGSSVLATVCCSAKEGEKLDFVPLSVDYNEKYYAAGKIPGGFLKREGRPKDKEILVSRLIDRPMRPLFYKEFGREIQVIPTTVSTDQINPPDVIGMVAAFAAVSISDIPFNGPVAAVRVALVGDDYIVNPTFEQISKSRLDIVVAGTNDGITMVEGGGKEVSEEQMISAIEKAEPVLKQICAAIVELSDKVGNEKLSLPVWETVVLEQEDAIKTKYYSALEEACFVIGKHIRYKAIKDLKLSAWAEYGEEIGDENKEIFSDLFAKWEKEIVRSSILNNKKRTDHRNPEEIRNITTEVNVLDRTHGSALFTRGETQALAVATLGTVFDEQIMDDIDGDKRAKFMLHYNFPPFSVGETGRMGTGRREIGHGHLAQRAIEGVLPETASFPYTLRIVSEILESNGSSSMATVCGSSMCLQNAGVPIRKPVAGIAMGLISEGDDYVILSDILGEEDHLGDMDFKVAGTEDGITAFQMDIKISNVSRALMEKALDQAKRGRMHILGKMSETIHDPAEDVSELAPKIISMKIDPDKIGMVIGPGGKNIKAISESCDASINIEDDGTVTIYGKKRDGARMAETKLRGMIEDPEEGRVYDGTVKRIVDFGAFIEILPNKEGLCHISKLSTERVGAVTDVLKEGDAVKVRLVEIDKMGRLNLSIVDVDEEVWKKRSQRPGGSRPQKR; encoded by the coding sequence ATGATAAATCGTGTAAGCATAAGGATCGGTGAAGAAGATCTGATCCTAGAAACTGGACGAATGGCTAAACAAGCAAACGGATCAGTTTTCGCCACTTATGGGGGATCTTCGGTTCTCGCTACGGTATGTTGTTCTGCAAAAGAGGGGGAAAAGTTGGACTTTGTCCCCCTTTCTGTAGATTATAACGAAAAGTACTATGCCGCAGGTAAAATACCTGGTGGTTTCCTTAAGAGAGAAGGACGACCAAAAGATAAAGAGATATTGGTAAGTCGATTGATAGATCGTCCAATGAGACCTCTTTTCTATAAAGAGTTTGGTCGAGAAATACAAGTTATTCCAACAACTGTATCTACAGATCAAATTAACCCTCCTGATGTTATAGGAATGGTAGCCGCATTTGCTGCTGTTTCCATATCCGACATTCCTTTTAATGGCCCAGTTGCCGCTGTACGAGTTGCTCTCGTCGGTGATGACTATATTGTTAATCCAACATTTGAACAAATTAGTAAAAGTCGCTTAGACATAGTTGTTGCTGGTACTAATGATGGAATTACAATGGTAGAAGGTGGAGGTAAAGAAGTTTCTGAGGAACAGATGATATCCGCCATTGAAAAAGCTGAGCCGGTTTTAAAACAAATATGTGCCGCTATTGTCGAACTGTCTGATAAAGTAGGAAATGAAAAGCTGTCTTTACCTGTGTGGGAAACCGTTGTACTAGAACAAGAAGATGCCATTAAGACCAAATATTACAGTGCTTTAGAAGAAGCTTGTTTTGTAATAGGAAAGCATATTAGATATAAGGCCATAAAAGATCTAAAATTATCTGCATGGGCAGAATATGGTGAAGAAATTGGCGATGAGAATAAAGAAATCTTTAGTGATTTATTTGCCAAATGGGAAAAAGAAATTGTTCGTTCTTCAATCCTTAATAATAAAAAAAGAACTGATCATAGAAATCCGGAAGAAATACGAAATATTACAACAGAAGTTAATGTCTTAGATCGTACTCATGGTTCTGCTTTGTTTACTCGTGGTGAAACGCAGGCTTTAGCCGTTGCGACTTTAGGAACTGTATTCGATGAACAAATTATGGATGATATAGATGGAGATAAACGAGCTAAGTTTATGCTTCACTATAATTTTCCACCATTTAGTGTTGGTGAAACAGGACGTATGGGAACAGGACGTAGAGAAATTGGACATGGTCACTTAGCTCAAAGAGCTATTGAAGGGGTCTTACCTGAAACAGCGTCTTTTCCCTACACATTGAGAATAGTGTCAGAAATACTGGAATCTAATGGTTCATCATCTATGGCAACTGTATGTGGTAGTTCTATGTGTTTACAAAATGCTGGAGTTCCTATTAGAAAACCTGTTGCTGGGATTGCAATGGGATTGATAAGTGAAGGTGACGACTATGTTATTCTAAGTGATATTCTTGGTGAAGAAGATCATCTTGGAGATATGGACTTTAAAGTTGCTGGAACAGAAGATGGTATCACTGCCTTTCAGATGGATATTAAAATATCTAATGTCAGTCGTGCCTTAATGGAAAAAGCTTTGGATCAGGCTAAAAGAGGAAGAATGCATATCCTAGGAAAAATGTCTGAAACTATTCATGATCCTGCGGAAGATGTGTCTGAATTGGCTCCTAAAATCATCAGTATGAAAATAGATCCAGATAAGATTGGTATGGTTATTGGACCTGGTGGTAAAAACATTAAAGCAATTTCTGAATCTTGTGATGCCTCAATTAATATTGAAGATGACGGTACCGTTACGATATACGGTAAGAAACGTGATGGCGCTCGAATGGCTGAAACAAAACTTCGTGGTATGATTGAAGATCCAGAAGAAGGTCGCGTTTATGACGGAACTGTTAAACGAATTGTTGATTTCGGTGCTTTTATCGAAATCCTTCCAAATAAAGAAGGTTTATGTCACATCTCTAAATTGTCTACTGAAAGAGTAGGTGCAGTGACAGATGTTCTTAAAGAAGGCGATGCTGTTAAAGTTCGATTAGTAGAAATTGATAAAATGGGACGTCTTAATTTAAGTATTGTAGATGTTGATGAAGAAGTTTGGAAGAAGAGAAGCCAACGTCCTGGAGGAAGCCGACCTCAAAAACGGTAA
- a CDS encoding M16 family metallopeptidase, producing the protein MISKKILSNGITLIQQPIENVKTCAIGVGLPFGSRHESKSINGYTHFLEHILFKGTKKFSTLQIATNIEKSGGQINGYTDKEEIFFQIWIPTDSLAIGLDTIVSMLFEPLFDPKEIKREISVVVNEIEAIKDDPDDLIQECNFQEIFQTNSLANPIAGLRKTIEKITPESIRQFYNDIFSTKDLIFTIVGNYKSINIVELFSELPIRSGNSPSFEAVTSYKNKGRVLKSEFNQIQILLSKVIEGTPSLEDSLKAQLCSNVIGETMSSRMFQKIREKLGLCYSVGSFYQDYNDLQFFQIYANTSEKYKTKTLDAMYHELESLKKGVTSEEWLIARSQFTGSLLLSDNDYEYHTKRLFNHCVANWPLLDTTQYIEIINSISDKDLEEYLERIVADSWIKVIG; encoded by the coding sequence TTGATTAGCAAAAAAATTCTCTCAAACGGAATCACATTAATTCAGCAACCAATAGAGAACGTGAAGACCTGCGCCATTGGAGTAGGTCTTCCTTTTGGTTCCAGGCATGAAAGTAAGTCCATAAATGGATATACTCATTTTTTGGAGCATATCCTTTTTAAAGGCACAAAGAAGTTTTCTACTCTACAAATAGCAACAAATATAGAAAAATCTGGTGGTCAGATAAATGGATATACTGATAAAGAAGAAATATTTTTTCAAATATGGATACCAACAGATTCATTAGCTATCGGACTTGATACCATTGTCAGTATGTTATTTGAACCTTTGTTTGATCCCAAAGAAATTAAGCGTGAAATTAGTGTTGTGGTTAATGAAATAGAAGCCATTAAAGATGATCCTGATGATTTAATACAAGAATGCAATTTTCAGGAAATATTTCAAACAAATTCATTGGCAAATCCTATAGCAGGGTTACGCAAGACTATCGAGAAAATAACACCAGAATCTATTAGACAATTTTATAATGATATATTTTCCACAAAAGACCTTATTTTTACAATTGTTGGCAATTATAAAAGTATAAACATAGTAGAACTCTTTAGCGAATTACCTATTAGATCAGGTAATTCACCAAGTTTTGAAGCAGTAACTTCTTATAAAAATAAAGGAAGAGTTTTAAAATCAGAATTTAATCAGATTCAAATATTACTATCAAAAGTTATAGAAGGGACTCCCTCTCTTGAAGATTCACTTAAAGCACAGCTATGTTCTAATGTTATTGGTGAGACTATGAGTTCTCGCATGTTCCAGAAAATCAGGGAAAAATTAGGTCTGTGTTATAGTGTTGGGTCTTTTTATCAAGATTATAATGATTTGCAATTCTTTCAAATTTATGCCAACACAAGTGAAAAGTATAAGACTAAAACATTAGATGCCATGTATCATGAATTGGAGAGCCTTAAGAAAGGTGTCACTAGTGAAGAGTGGCTTATAGCAAGAAGTCAATTTACGGGAAGTCTGTTGTTGTCAGATAATGACTATGAATATCACACAAAACGGTTGTTTAATCATTGTGTGGCCAACTGGCCATTACTTGACACTACCCAGTATATAGAAATTATAAATTCCATTAGTGACAAGGATTTGGAAGAATACCTTGAAAGGATAGTTGCTGACTCATGGATAAAGGTAATTGGATGA
- the dut gene encoding dUTP diphosphatase, protein MNKITIKYKKGARKPSYATVEAAGADVYALLDKEILLKPGKRALVPTGLFMEIPPGYEIQVRPRSGLAYKNGVTLVNSPGTIDSDYRGEIKILLINLGEEDFTIKDGMRIAQLVVAPLIQARFEEVLIIDSTERGDKGFGSSGQ, encoded by the coding sequence ATGAATAAGATAACAATTAAATATAAAAAGGGAGCACGTAAACCTTCATATGCTACTGTTGAAGCTGCTGGCGCAGACGTTTATGCTCTTCTGGATAAAGAGATTCTATTAAAACCAGGAAAGAGAGCTCTTGTTCCTACTGGTTTATTCATGGAAATACCTCCTGGATATGAAATCCAGGTTAGGCCAAGATCAGGATTAGCCTATAAAAATGGTGTAACTCTAGTAAACAGCCCTGGAACAATAGATTCGGATTATAGAGGTGAAATAAAAATTTTGTTGATCAATTTAGGTGAAGAAGACTTTACCATTAAGGATGGTATGCGTATTGCTCAACTGGTTGTGGCACCACTTATTCAAGCACGTTTTGAAGAAGTGCTAATCATTGACAGCACAGAAAGGGGAGATAAGGGATTTGGTTCATCAGGTCAGTAA